Proteins encoded in a region of the Thermoleophilia bacterium genome:
- a CDS encoding trimethylamine methyltransferase family protein produces MPTATLTLWNDADCRRLHEATLQLLAEVGVEVLQDEASLRLYAELGADVQGTRVRFAPELIERALAAAPREWVVKPRGGETEPIVLRDGDVYWGTGSDCLYVRDPDTHERRRAVLADIEGMAALVEKLRHMDFAMTMASPDDVDPAVDDVVHVAALLKGTRKPLLLTPINGRRLARIQEMAAVAGEKDSIVVYAMPSPPLQHDADALSKVVNCAELQIPLIYAPAPCAGTTAPRSVTATVLVANAETLSGLVLHQHVRPGAPFIYGAGGGAMDMRTMNGDPYALPEACLALQACCDLARHYKLPSFSYAADSETKLLDEQWSAEAALTTMLGGLSRATLLHDVGYLEDGMQSSYESIVLGDELVGYAKAFMREVPLDEYALAIDEIAAAGPGGNHLGTKYTRRHYREFWSSDLFDDGGYERWVAEGSQTLLDRVRTRVARLRSEPRAFALSNAQLGELERIVAEERAAAQT; encoded by the coding sequence ATGCCCACCGCGACCCTGACGCTCTGGAACGACGCCGACTGCCGGCGACTGCACGAGGCGACTCTGCAGCTGCTCGCCGAGGTCGGCGTGGAGGTGTTGCAGGACGAGGCCTCGCTGCGTCTGTACGCCGAGCTCGGCGCCGACGTGCAGGGCACGCGCGTGCGCTTCGCGCCGGAGCTGATCGAGCGCGCGCTGGCCGCGGCGCCGCGCGAGTGGGTCGTCAAGCCGCGCGGCGGCGAGACCGAGCCGATCGTACTCAGAGACGGTGACGTGTACTGGGGGACGGGGTCGGATTGCCTCTACGTCCGCGACCCCGACACCCATGAGCGCCGCCGCGCCGTCCTCGCCGACATCGAGGGCATGGCGGCGCTCGTCGAGAAGCTCCGCCACATGGACTTCGCCATGACCATGGCGTCGCCCGACGACGTCGACCCCGCGGTGGACGACGTCGTCCACGTGGCGGCGCTACTCAAAGGCACGCGCAAGCCGCTGCTGCTCACGCCGATCAACGGCCGGCGACTGGCCCGCATCCAGGAGATGGCCGCCGTCGCCGGCGAGAAAGACAGCATCGTCGTCTACGCGATGCCCTCGCCGCCGCTGCAGCACGACGCCGACGCACTGTCGAAGGTCGTCAACTGCGCCGAGCTGCAGATTCCGCTCATTTACGCCCCGGCGCCCTGCGCCGGCACAACCGCCCCGCGTTCCGTCACGGCGACGGTGCTGGTGGCCAACGCCGAGACCCTCAGCGGTCTCGTCCTCCACCAGCACGTACGCCCCGGCGCGCCGTTCATCTACGGCGCCGGCGGCGGCGCCATGGACATGCGCACCATGAACGGCGACCCGTATGCGCTGCCCGAGGCGTGCCTTGCCCTGCAGGCCTGCTGCGACCTGGCACGCCACTACAAGCTGCCGAGCTTCTCCTACGCGGCCGACTCGGAGACCAAGCTGCTCGACGAGCAGTGGTCGGCGGAGGCCGCCCTGACGACAATGCTCGGCGGCCTCTCGCGCGCGACGCTGCTGCACGACGTGGGCTACCTCGAAGACGGCATGCAGAGCTCGTACGAGTCCATCGTGCTCGGCGACGAGCTTGTGGGCTACGCTAAGGCGTTCATGCGCGAGGTGCCGCTCGACGAGTACGCCCTCGCCATCGACGAGATCGCGGCCGCCGGCCCCGGCGGCAACCACCTGGGCACAAAGTACACACGCCGGCACTACCGTGAGTTCTGGAGCAGCGATCTGTTCGACGACGGCGGCTACGAGCGCTGGGTGGCGGAGGGCTCGCAGACGCTCCTCGACCGGGTGCGCACCCGCGTGGCGCGCCTACGCTCCGAGCCGCGCGCCTTCGCACTCAGCAACGCGCAGCTCGGGGAGCTCGAGCGCATCGTCGCCGAGGAGCGCGCCGCCGCACAGACCTGA
- a CDS encoding DUF308 domain-containing protein, translating into MSRGLWITLSLVSGILMIVLGGLFVARPGASLATVLLLIGLFTIGYGVVLVVSGLMGNSESRAWLIAVGAVAALFGVIVLIWPGLTALTLLYLIAAWLLVTGAVEFWAAVRDRAGSHRIWHGLAGALSLVVGIWFIVAPGAGALALLWLIGVYLIALGIMRVFAAFMPPPGARTRYGSSRIRMA; encoded by the coding sequence ATGAGCAGAGGGCTCTGGATCACTCTATCGCTCGTCAGCGGCATCCTCATGATCGTGCTCGGCGGTCTCTTCGTGGCCCGGCCCGGCGCGAGTCTCGCCACCGTCCTTCTCCTGATCGGCTTGTTCACCATCGGCTACGGGGTGGTGCTCGTGGTCAGCGGCCTGATGGGGAATTCGGAGAGCCGGGCCTGGCTCATCGCCGTTGGAGCTGTTGCGGCCCTCTTCGGGGTCATCGTGCTCATCTGGCCTGGCCTCACGGCGCTCACGCTGCTCTATCTGATCGCCGCGTGGCTGCTCGTGACCGGCGCCGTGGAGTTCTGGGCGGCCGTGCGCGACCGAGCCGGCAGCCACAGGATCTGGCACGGTCTCGCCGGCGCCTTGTCGCTCGTCGTCGGCATCTGGTTCATCGTCGCGCCCGGCGCCGGCGCCTTGGCGCTGCTTTGGCTGATCGGCGTCTACCTGATCGCGCTGGGCATCATGCGCGTCTTCGCCGCCTTCATGCCGCCGCCGGGAGCTCGGACGCGCTACGGCAGTTCGCGGATCAGGATGGCGTAA
- a CDS encoding YCF48-related protein — protein MRSGSLFGLGLGLGRRVSVPRSVAFGAAIGMLLLLVLGASPALAYSDDSGWFEAYQLDNYSLGFNDVVFVDGLHGWAVGDGGTVRATVDGGATWKAQRPGITADLKGVAFSDARHGWVVAELGILATADGGSTWTVKKTTTDRYSLNDIACWDALHACAVGYDLDTYEAALLTTTDGGATWSEHALSDVVADYAWDGLVCVTVGDANHAWAAGRQGVVATTADGGATWTTQRQPVSGEADLNGLDFVDAQHGWAVGEDGTILVTANGGATWTRQDSWVSLPLFGVCFLDANRGWAVGWDGVLATADGGGTWQSQPLAISTVLSGVSFADAKHGWAVDLFGRVIATRTGGAPDTVGPVTYAKAASGKRGKYITLKIKITDETSTQAYDVRLTIKRGSKTVAKYVAYQPLKTGVWYAVKWKPAAKGTYTYTVRAKDKAGNKQSKTGSAKVVVR, from the coding sequence ATGCGATCAGGTTCCCTTTTCGGTCTCGGTCTCGGTCTCGGTCGTCGGGTGTCGGTGCCTCGGTCGGTGGCCTTCGGCGCGGCAATCGGCATGCTCCTCCTCCTCGTTCTGGGGGCGAGCCCTGCCCTCGCCTACAGCGACGACTCGGGCTGGTTCGAGGCGTATCAGCTCGACAACTACAGCCTCGGCTTCAACGACGTGGTCTTCGTCGACGGGCTGCACGGTTGGGCCGTGGGCGACGGCGGTACCGTACGCGCCACCGTAGATGGCGGTGCGACGTGGAAGGCACAGCGTCCGGGGATCACCGCAGACCTCAAGGGCGTCGCCTTCAGCGATGCTCGGCACGGCTGGGTGGTGGCCGAACTGGGGATCCTGGCGACGGCCGACGGCGGCAGCACCTGGACGGTCAAGAAGACGACGACCGACAGATACTCCCTGAACGACATCGCCTGTTGGGACGCTCTCCACGCTTGTGCCGTCGGCTACGATCTCGACACGTACGAGGCGGCGCTGCTGACGACGACCGACGGTGGGGCCACTTGGAGTGAGCACGCGTTGAGCGACGTCGTCGCGGACTACGCGTGGGACGGCCTTGTCTGCGTGACGGTCGGCGACGCCAATCACGCCTGGGCGGCGGGCCGCCAGGGGGTCGTGGCCACGACCGCGGACGGCGGCGCGACCTGGACGACGCAGCGGCAGCCCGTGAGCGGTGAGGCGGATCTCAATGGCCTCGACTTCGTCGACGCTCAGCACGGCTGGGCGGTCGGCGAGGACGGCACCATCCTCGTCACCGCCAACGGCGGCGCCACCTGGACGCGGCAAGACTCCTGGGTGTCGCTGCCGCTGTTCGGCGTCTGCTTCCTCGATGCGAATCGGGGCTGGGCGGTGGGCTGGGACGGCGTGCTGGCGACCGCCGACGGTGGCGGCACGTGGCAGTCCCAGCCGCTGGCTATCTCCACCGTCTTGTCCGGCGTCAGCTTCGCCGACGCCAAGCACGGTTGGGCGGTCGATCTGTTCGGTCGCGTGATCGCCACCAGGACGGGCGGCGCTCCCGACACCGTCGGTCCGGTCACCTACGCCAAAGCGGCATCGGGCAAGCGCGGCAAGTACATCACGCTGAAGATCAAGATCACCGACGAGACCAGCACCCAGGCCTACGACGTGCGGCTCACGATCAAACGCGGCAGCAAGACGGTGGCCAAGTACGTTGCCTATCAGCCGCTGAAGACCGGCGTCTGGTACGCGGTCAAGTGGAAGCCGGCCGCAAAGGGCACGTACACGTACACCGTGCGCGCCAAAGACAAAGCCGGCAACAAGCAGAGCAAGA
- a CDS encoding ABC transporter substrate-binding protein — MHALSRRRRSRRRATPTILAAALVALLAAAVFAACGGDSTETPSTASTAIKMGGTLRVGQQPGNGGLDPVLHSDNVADIMVQEQILEKLVDLDPGFTVVPRLATEWSSDDNMVWNFTLQDGVEFSNGDPFTADDVVYSMGRLRSKELGSPMADIFANVTDVTADDATHVTFTLKKADSEFPSSLTDYRCLMLDKNIKNPNKEAVGTGPFMLKSQSLEDRTILVKNPNYWGTDDEGNQLPYLDSVEFIYSPEKSAQIEGLLGNQLDWVGGLTAEQKQTVEANSDFQIIDSTTNYCFELQIRCDEGPGADLKFRQALFAGTNLQEIVDLAAPGVADPGNGTLVGPAYSQYYLPSTVTYNVDTAKQLLAESSYDGEPIKLVTQTIDLVPAMATVWQQQMKAIGVDVEIQQVTPDVFYADKGTDNWYQADFCIVDWGSRATPVTYFQLALTSTAAWNYSRWNNDEFDTLTAEIPTESDADKRAELYKQAQEILMDEVPMINFLVTEGLAAQPNTVQGITLLPDWSQTLFTTAHFTE, encoded by the coding sequence ATGCATGCGCTCAGCAGACGACGCCGGTCTCGCAGACGAGCAACGCCGACGATTCTTGCGGCGGCGCTGGTGGCGCTCCTCGCCGCCGCCGTCTTTGCGGCCTGCGGCGGCGATTCAACAGAGACGCCGAGCACGGCGAGCACGGCCATCAAGATGGGCGGCACGCTGCGCGTGGGGCAGCAGCCCGGCAACGGCGGGCTCGACCCCGTCCTGCACTCGGACAACGTCGCCGACATCATGGTCCAGGAGCAGATCCTGGAGAAGCTCGTGGATCTCGATCCCGGCTTCACCGTCGTTCCGCGCCTGGCCACCGAGTGGAGCAGCGACGACAATATGGTCTGGAACTTCACGCTGCAGGACGGCGTGGAGTTCTCGAACGGTGATCCCTTCACCGCCGACGACGTGGTCTACAGCATGGGCCGCCTGCGCAGCAAGGAGCTGGGCTCGCCGATGGCCGACATCTTCGCCAACGTGACCGACGTCACCGCGGACGATGCCACCCACGTCACGTTCACGCTCAAGAAGGCCGACTCCGAGTTCCCGAGCTCGCTCACAGACTACCGTTGCCTGATGCTCGACAAGAACATCAAGAACCCCAACAAGGAAGCCGTGGGCACCGGCCCGTTCATGCTCAAGTCGCAGTCGCTCGAGGACCGCACCATCCTCGTCAAGAACCCCAACTACTGGGGCACGGACGATGAGGGCAACCAGTTGCCGTATCTCGACTCGGTCGAGTTCATCTACTCGCCGGAGAAGTCGGCGCAGATCGAGGGGCTGCTCGGCAACCAGCTCGACTGGGTTGGCGGTCTCACCGCGGAACAGAAGCAGACCGTTGAGGCCAACAGCGACTTCCAGATCATCGATTCGACGACCAACTACTGCTTCGAGCTGCAGATCCGCTGCGACGAAGGACCCGGCGCCGACCTCAAGTTCCGCCAGGCGCTCTTTGCCGGCACCAACCTGCAGGAGATCGTCGACCTGGCCGCTCCGGGCGTTGCCGATCCCGGCAACGGCACGCTGGTCGGCCCTGCCTACTCGCAGTACTACCTGCCCTCCACCGTCACGTACAACGTCGATACCGCCAAGCAATTGCTCGCCGAGTCCAGCTACGACGGCGAGCCCATCAAGCTCGTGACCCAGACCATCGACTTGGTGCCGGCGATGGCCACCGTATGGCAGCAGCAGATGAAGGCGATCGGCGTCGACGTCGAGATTCAGCAGGTGACGCCGGACGTGTTCTACGCAGACAAGGGCACCGACAACTGGTACCAGGCAGACTTCTGCATCGTCGACTGGGGCTCCCGCGCCACGCCGGTCACGTACTTCCAGCTCGCGCTCACCAGCACCGCCGCGTGGAACTACTCGCGCTGGAACAACGACGAGTTCGACACCCTCACCGCCGAGATCCCGACGGAGTCCGATGCGGACAAGCGCGCCGAGCTGTACAAGCAGGCGCAGGAGATCCTCATGGACGAGGTGCCGATGATCAACTTCCTCGTCACCGAGGGCCTCGCCGCGCAGCCGAACACGGTCCAGGGCATCACCCTGCTGCCGGACTGGTCGCAGACGCTGTTCACGACCGCGCACTTCACCGAGTAA
- a CDS encoding chitobiase/beta-hexosaminidase C-terminal domain-containing protein — protein sequence MEREVHSGVRIGPARGAARGVARRAVLLFVLCVAGAAALLTHPPGAAAFNSGYHYDLTADALAREGGGRSAIQVAQVANCYDDMFQIAISVLEDPRAAAIHDSLDAIYGPAELRRLSVQYEHFADCPDYAALKARWDRLLVGSYAAVEDVKQLPAGSRGVPLLVVLGQGLHEVQDFYAHSNWAHATAFPGWSHPANTIRDETWFEVAEGVKQNLGLTVGPHDQMNKDWAGRPYFDRAYHEAFLASWEWTKMVRAWAGEAVWAEAMAYSDGDVAQEARFIRLLSMYAGVWKGPGSADDSELLQAILAYRTIHLGLWSPYSSSQTIDAYLIAWKRYCPIMTADPAEKPYPTTLPSSVPRPQWLTIDTQRVAERTIQGDRIDSSSPPDFYAVMTVNGVSYDTGVVIDADNISPYYWRTLVPLEPDVASLSLSYALWDADVDEDELCDIVPGAAWIWTWSGSPDDLPTTPIETEGLRGETGSVREGDEAYVSLHFMREPVSAAELVGTAGGHGWFRSAVTATLTAQDRGGTGIERLDYAIVPATFAMYTGPITIAAEGATTLRYFATDSAGNLEDAHDTVVRIDSHTPTPVALNHPSVRRGRTCRLEYEVRDDLPSSGTALTAIKVRTKAGKLVKTLGGKTWQAVNTPWSLKFAPGKLKPGRYSVTVYTVDYAGNQQSQVARSYVTVK from the coding sequence ATGGAACGCGAGGTCCACTCGGGAGTCCGAATCGGGCCGGCACGGGGGGCCGCGCGCGGCGTAGCGCGTCGCGCGGTACTGCTCTTCGTGCTCTGTGTTGCGGGGGCGGCGGCGCTGCTGACGCACCCACCCGGCGCCGCCGCCTTCAACAGCGGCTACCACTACGATCTTACCGCCGACGCGCTCGCGCGTGAGGGCGGCGGGCGCTCGGCCATCCAGGTCGCGCAGGTCGCCAACTGCTACGACGACATGTTCCAGATCGCGATCAGCGTGCTTGAGGATCCGCGCGCGGCCGCCATCCACGACTCTCTCGACGCGATCTACGGTCCGGCCGAGCTGCGTCGGCTGTCCGTCCAGTACGAGCACTTCGCCGACTGTCCCGACTATGCGGCGCTCAAGGCTCGCTGGGATCGCCTCCTGGTGGGCAGCTACGCCGCCGTCGAGGACGTGAAGCAGTTGCCCGCGGGCAGCCGGGGCGTGCCGCTGCTCGTGGTTCTCGGCCAGGGACTGCACGAGGTGCAGGACTTCTATGCGCACTCCAATTGGGCTCATGCCACGGCTTTCCCGGGCTGGTCGCATCCCGCGAACACGATTCGCGACGAGACCTGGTTCGAGGTCGCCGAAGGCGTCAAGCAGAATCTGGGACTCACGGTGGGCCCGCACGACCAGATGAACAAGGACTGGGCGGGCCGGCCGTACTTCGACCGCGCCTACCACGAAGCGTTTCTCGCCAGCTGGGAGTGGACGAAGATGGTGCGCGCCTGGGCCGGTGAGGCCGTCTGGGCCGAGGCGATGGCCTACAGCGACGGCGACGTTGCGCAAGAGGCGCGCTTCATCAGGCTGCTCTCGATGTATGCCGGCGTCTGGAAGGGCCCCGGCAGCGCCGACGATAGCGAGCTGCTGCAAGCCATCCTCGCCTATCGCACCATTCACCTCGGCCTCTGGTCGCCATACTCGAGCTCGCAGACGATCGATGCCTACCTGATCGCGTGGAAGCGGTACTGCCCGATCATGACTGCCGATCCGGCGGAGAAGCCGTACCCGACGACGCTACCGAGCTCGGTGCCGCGCCCACAGTGGCTCACGATCGACACACAGCGGGTGGCTGAGAGGACGATCCAGGGTGATCGGATCGATTCGAGCAGTCCGCCGGACTTCTACGCCGTAATGACCGTCAACGGGGTGAGCTACGACACCGGCGTCGTGATCGACGCCGACAACATCAGCCCGTACTACTGGCGCACGCTCGTGCCGCTCGAGCCGGACGTTGCGTCGCTCTCGCTGAGCTACGCGCTGTGGGACGCCGACGTCGACGAAGACGAGCTTTGCGACATCGTCCCCGGAGCGGCGTGGATATGGACGTGGTCGGGCTCACCAGACGACCTCCCGACCACGCCGATCGAGACCGAGGGTCTCCGCGGCGAGACGGGCTCTGTGCGCGAGGGCGACGAGGCCTACGTCAGTCTGCACTTCATGCGCGAGCCCGTCAGCGCCGCCGAGCTCGTGGGTACGGCCGGCGGGCACGGGTGGTTCCGCTCGGCCGTGACGGCGACGCTGACGGCGCAGGACCGTGGCGGGACGGGTATCGAGCGCCTCGACTACGCAATCGTGCCGGCGACCTTTGCCATGTACACCGGCCCCATCACGATCGCCGCCGAAGGCGCGACGACCCTCCGCTACTTCGCCACGGACTCCGCCGGCAATCTCGAGGATGCGCACGACACCGTCGTGCGCATCGACAGTCACACGCCGACACCCGTGGCGCTGAATCATCCGTCGGTCCGTCGCGGCCGCACGTGCCGTCTCGAGTACGAGGTTCGCGACGATCTGCCCTCGAGCGGTACGGCACTGACCGCGATCAAGGTGCGCACGAAGGCGGGCAAGCTCGTGAAGACACTGGGCGGCAAGACATGGCAGGCGGTCAACACGCCGTGGAGCCTCAAGTTCGCGCCGGGCAAGCTGAAGCCCGGGCGGTACTCGGTGACCGTATACACTGTTGACTACGCCGGCAACCAGCAGTCACAGGTGGCGCGGAGCTACGTCACGGTGAAGTGA